In Streptomyces sp. SN-593, a single genomic region encodes these proteins:
- a CDS encoding VOC family protein, which translates to MRVTGFDHLVLNVADVERSLRFYCGTLGLAPVRVEEWREGRAPFPSVRVSAETIIDLVAHERAGSNVDHFCLVVEPLDWAEAAASGGLDVVEGPGPRFGARGTATSVYVRDPDGNVIELRYY; encoded by the coding sequence ATGCGTGTCACCGGATTCGACCACCTGGTCCTCAACGTCGCGGACGTGGAGCGGTCCCTGCGGTTCTACTGCGGAACCCTCGGCCTGGCGCCGGTCCGCGTCGAGGAGTGGCGGGAGGGCCGGGCGCCGTTCCCGTCCGTCCGGGTCAGCGCCGAGACGATCATCGACCTGGTCGCGCACGAGCGGGCGGGCAGCAACGTCGACCACTTCTGCCTGGTGGTCGAGCCGCTCGACTGGGCGGAGGCGGCCGCGTCGGGGGGCCTGGACGTGGTCGAGGGCCCGGGGCCGCGGTTCGGCGCGCGCGGCACCGCCACCTCGGTGTACGTCCGCGACCCGGACGGCAACGTCATCGAGCTGCGGTACTACTGA
- a CDS encoding hemerythrin domain-containing protein, which produces MSSATIERTAAARLPDGDVVAVLLTQHARIRDLFASVRATRGDVRRQAFDELRALLAVHEVAEELIVRPVAKRTAGEGETEARNSEEAEATRMLKRLEHMDVDSAEFDAVVEEFERAVGEHADHEESDEFPSILRECTAEQRHTMGERLARAERMAPTHPHPAAAGKPVALALTGPFAAMTDKVRDAMTR; this is translated from the coding sequence ATGAGTTCCGCCACCATCGAACGGACAGCGGCGGCCCGCCTTCCCGACGGCGACGTGGTCGCGGTCCTGCTGACCCAGCACGCGCGCATCCGCGACCTGTTCGCGTCCGTCCGCGCCACCCGCGGCGACGTGCGACGTCAGGCGTTCGACGAGCTGCGCGCCCTGCTGGCGGTCCACGAGGTCGCCGAGGAACTGATCGTCCGGCCGGTCGCGAAGCGGACGGCGGGCGAAGGGGAGACCGAGGCGCGCAACTCCGAGGAGGCCGAGGCCACCCGGATGCTCAAGCGGCTGGAACACATGGACGTGGACAGCGCCGAGTTCGATGCGGTCGTCGAGGAGTTCGAGAGGGCCGTCGGCGAGCACGCCGACCACGAGGAGAGCGACGAGTTCCCCTCGATCCTGCGCGAGTGCACCGCCGAGCAGCGGCACACCATGGGGGAGCGGCTGGCGAGGGCCGAGCGGATGGCGCCCACCCACCCCCACCCGGCCGCCGCGGGCAAGCCCGTCGCCCTGGCCCTGACCGGCCCCTTCGCGGCCATGACGGACAAGGTGCGCGACGCGATGACCCGCTGA
- a CDS encoding STAS domain-containing protein — MSLTVTQPWPAASGRTRAHGGGTPPRTATFQDYDSGLAVRTLESAGRTRAAVSGEIDLATAPLAGDILTSCLALSPAGLDLDLGGVGFFDCAGLNMLLRLRARAIDLGVEVTVSAMAPCVLRILRLSGTGELFAGPAETAGHDPRVVRPARPAHPA, encoded by the coding sequence ATGTCGTTGACCGTCACCCAGCCCTGGCCGGCCGCGAGCGGTAGGACGCGTGCGCACGGCGGCGGGACCCCGCCGAGGACCGCCACCTTCCAGGACTACGACTCCGGCCTCGCGGTCCGCACCCTGGAGAGCGCGGGCCGCACCCGGGCCGCCGTCTCCGGTGAGATCGACCTGGCCACCGCGCCGTTGGCGGGCGACATCCTCACGAGCTGCCTCGCGCTCTCCCCCGCGGGCCTGGACCTCGACCTCGGCGGTGTCGGGTTCTTCGACTGCGCGGGGCTGAACATGCTGCTGCGGCTGCGGGCCCGGGCGATCGACCTCGGCGTCGAGGTGACGGTCTCCGCGATGGCGCCCTGTGTCCTCCGCATACTCCGGTTGTCCGGGACCGGCGAGCTGTTCGCCGGGCCGGCCGAGACCGCGGGCCACGACCCGCGCGTCGTCCGCCCGGCCCGCCCCGCGCACCCCGCATGA
- a CDS encoding helix-turn-helix transcriptional regulator: MSEPADSRPTWTFLTNHARVLATIARDPGVRVRDIAARCLLTERAVQKIIADLEGAGYLSHTRSGRSNRYEIAPGTPLRHPADSGPTVADLLAVLALESDTDDAAADPGTDDAGTHDAGTHDAEADTDDVDADAEARADTR; this comes from the coding sequence GTGTCCGAACCAGCCGACTCACGCCCTACCTGGACCTTCCTGACCAACCACGCCAGGGTGCTGGCGACCATCGCCCGTGATCCCGGAGTGCGGGTGCGGGACATCGCCGCCCGCTGTCTGCTGACCGAGCGCGCCGTGCAGAAGATCATCGCGGACCTGGAAGGGGCCGGGTACCTCTCCCACACCCGCAGCGGGCGCTCGAACCGCTACGAGATCGCGCCGGGCACGCCGCTCCGGCACCCGGCCGACTCCGGCCCGACGGTCGCCGACCTGCTCGCCGTGCTGGCCCTGGAGTCCGACACGGACGACGCCGCTGCCGACCCGGGCACCGACGACGCGGGTACCCACGACGCCGGCACCCACGACGCGGAAGCCGACACCGACGACGTGGACGCCGACGCGGAGGCGCGCGCCGACACGAGGTGA
- a CDS encoding SDR family NAD(P)-dependent oxidoreductase, whose protein sequence is MSQARNPRNRQDRDRAESALAGRSAVVTGGSRGLGLLLAERLVDLGCDVTVAARDREELAEAGGRLSGRHPTARVRTQVCDVTDREAVRDLVRSAAEAHGGLDVVIANAGIIQVAPVEAIGADEFRAAVDTMFMGSVHTALESLPYLRRSAGGGRLALIGSVGGLVTPPHLVPYACAKSAVAALAEGLRAEEEQVSVTAVHPGLMRTGSHLAAEFGGDRGAEFAWFSALAGTPVLSMDAERAARRIVRAVARRRTRLVLTPAARAADLAHGVAPALTVRATALAARVLPSGGPDTPHPEPAQGRDVEPAVAHPVLRRLRAWGSALNDRAADAFNERRRHA, encoded by the coding sequence ATGAGCCAGGCCCGGAACCCCCGGAACCGTCAGGACCGCGACCGTGCGGAGTCCGCGCTCGCCGGGCGGTCGGCGGTGGTCACCGGCGGCTCCCGCGGCCTCGGCCTGCTGCTGGCCGAGCGGCTGGTCGACCTCGGCTGCGACGTGACCGTCGCGGCCCGCGACCGGGAGGAGCTGGCCGAGGCCGGCGGCCGGCTGAGCGGCCGGCACCCGACGGCGCGGGTACGGACCCAGGTGTGCGACGTGACCGACCGGGAGGCCGTACGGGACCTCGTACGGTCGGCGGCCGAGGCGCACGGCGGACTCGACGTCGTGATCGCGAACGCCGGCATCATCCAGGTCGCCCCCGTCGAGGCGATCGGCGCGGACGAGTTCCGCGCGGCGGTCGACACGATGTTCATGGGCTCGGTGCACACCGCCCTGGAGTCGCTGCCCTACCTGCGCCGCAGCGCCGGCGGTGGCCGGCTCGCCCTGATCGGCTCGGTCGGCGGTCTCGTCACCCCGCCGCACCTGGTGCCCTACGCCTGCGCGAAGTCCGCGGTGGCCGCGCTCGCGGAGGGGCTGCGGGCGGAGGAGGAGCAGGTGAGCGTGACCGCCGTCCATCCGGGGCTGATGCGCACCGGGTCCCATCTGGCCGCCGAGTTCGGCGGCGACCGGGGCGCGGAGTTCGCGTGGTTCTCGGCGCTCGCCGGCACCCCGGTGCTGTCGATGGACGCCGAGCGGGCGGCGCGCCGGATCGTGCGCGCCGTCGCGCGCCGCCGCACCCGGCTGGTGCTCACGCCCGCGGCCAGGGCCGCGGACCTCGCACACGGCGTCGCCCCGGCGCTGACCGTCCGGGCGACGGCGCTCGCCGCCCGCGTGCTGCCCTCCGGCGGGCCGGACACCCCGCACCCGGAACCGGCGCAGGGGCGGGACGTCGAACCCGCCGTCGCGCATCCCGTGCTGCGCAGGCTGCGGGCATGGGGCAGCGCCCTGAACGACCGGGCCGCCGACGCCTTCAACGAGCGCCGCCGCCACGCCTGA